The following proteins are co-located in the Apium graveolens cultivar Ventura chromosome 5, ASM990537v1, whole genome shotgun sequence genome:
- the LOC141659165 gene encoding zinc finger CCCH domain-containing protein 32-like isoform X2, whose amino-acid sequence MERQEMEGETGVEERVWQLGLGGGGDDGDGGGDDDGDGGGGVGDGAVSYPERPDEPNCSYYLRTGFCGYGARCRFNHPRDRNSVVGAMMASRGEHPERIGQPICQYYMRTGMCKFGASCKYHHPRHEGGSASLATINISGHPLRPGEKECSYYLKTGQCKFGMTCKFHHPQPAGIHVPAPGPLPTAAALPSAIYPYIQSPGPSSQQYGVVAGNWPVARHALLPGSYIQGSYGPVILSPGIVPMAGWNPYQAPMNPLASPSAHSSVGAGPIYGMPQLSSSAPAYAGPYPSMPSPAGPSGFNQKDHAFPERPGQPECQHYIKTGECKFGSTCKYHHPPQRSAPNTNFVLSPMGLPLRPGAPLCSHYAMNGICKFGHSCKFDHPMSKLSYSPSTSSLSDIPVSPYPAGSSMATLAPSSSSSELKELTSGSSKEAFTTRMLTSVGTAAGSVGSIFSRNLPLLQSGIQQPSQSSTPSTGSSSTTHVSEGESVAYLLTGRVCVTSPRTSCGVPERGIRHQGKVRNFLRLSFHGRRVA is encoded by the exons ATGGAGAGGCAAGAGATGGAAGGTGAAACAGGTGTAGAAG AGAGAGTTTGGCAGTTAGGATTAGGTGGTGGTGGTGATGATGGCGATGGTGGTGGTGATGATGATGGTGATGGTGGTGGTGGTGTTGGTGATGGTGCTGTTTCGTATCCGGAGAGGCCGGATGAGCCTAATTGTAGTTATTATTTGAGGACTGGATTTTGTGGGTATGGTGCAAGGTGTCGGTTTAATCATCCTCGTGATCGGAATTCG GTTGTTGGTGCTATGATGGCTAGTCGAGGAGAGCATCCTGAGCGAATTGGCCAACCTATCTGCCAG TATTATATGAGGACGGGAATGTGCAAGTTTGGCGCCTCATGCAAGTATCACCATCCAAGACATGAAGGTGGATCTGCAAGCTTAGCAACAATAAATATCTCTGGACATCCCCTTCGCCCG GGTGAAAAAGAGTGTTCTTACTACCTTAAAACAGGACAATGCAAGTTTGGTATGACCTGTAAATTTCACCATCCACAGCCAGCTGGCATACATGTTCCTGCTCCCGGACCTTTGCCGACAGCAGCAGCTTTGCCATCTGCAATATATCCATACATACAATCGCCTGGCCCATCATCTCAACAATATGGTGTTGTAGCTGGTAATTGGCCAGTTGCAAGGCATGCTCTTCTTCCAGGTTCATATATTCAAGGGTCGTATGGTCCAGTAATTCTTTCACCAGGGATAGTTCCTATGGCTGGTTGGAATCCTTATCAG GCACCTATGAATCCACTTGCGTCTCCAAGTGCTCATTCCAGTGTAGGAGCAGGACCTATTTATGGAATGCCACAATTGTCTTCTTCGGCTCCTGCTTATGCAGGTCCTTATCCGTCGATGCCATCTCCTGCTGGCCCTTCAGGTTTTAACCAGAAAGACCATGCTTTTCCAGAAAGACCTGGTCAGCCTGAATGCCAGCATTACATAAAAACAGGGGAATGTAAATTTGGTTCTACCTGTAAATATCATCATCCACCACAAAGGAGTGCCCCAAATACAAACTTTGTCCTCAGTCCCATGGGTCTTCCTTTACGTCCG GGTGCACCACTTTGTTCTCATTATGCAATGAATGGAATATGCAAATTTGGGCATTCTTGCAAATTCGATCACCCCATGTCGAAACTGAGTTACAGTCCATCTACATCTTCTCTGAGTGATATTCCTGTTTCTCCTTACCCTGCTGGCTCATCAATGGCTACCTTAGCCCCGTCATCCTCATCGTCAGAGCTAAAGGAACTTACATCAGGATCCAGCAAGGAAGCCTTTACAACCAGAATGCTTACTTCTGTTGGTACAGCTGCTGGTTCAGTTGGTTCCATATTTTCACGGAATCTCCCCCTACTGCAATCTGGTATCCAGCAGCCTAGTCAGAGCTCTACCCCTTCAACTGGTAGCAGTAGTACAACTCATGTTAGCGAG GGTGAGTCTGTGGCCTATTTATTGACAGGGCGAGTCTGTGTCACTAGTCCACGCACCAGCTGCGGTGTTCCTGAGAGAGGAATTAGACATCAAGGGAAAGTCAGAAATTTCCTCCGACTATCTTTTCATGGAAGACGGGTTGCTTAG
- the LOC141659165 gene encoding zinc finger CCCH domain-containing protein 32-like isoform X1 translates to MERQEMEGETGVEGELSERVWQLGLGGGGDDGDGGGDDDGDGGGGVGDGAVSYPERPDEPNCSYYLRTGFCGYGARCRFNHPRDRNSVVGAMMASRGEHPERIGQPICQYYMRTGMCKFGASCKYHHPRHEGGSASLATINISGHPLRPGEKECSYYLKTGQCKFGMTCKFHHPQPAGIHVPAPGPLPTAAALPSAIYPYIQSPGPSSQQYGVVAGNWPVARHALLPGSYIQGSYGPVILSPGIVPMAGWNPYQAPMNPLASPSAHSSVGAGPIYGMPQLSSSAPAYAGPYPSMPSPAGPSGFNQKDHAFPERPGQPECQHYIKTGECKFGSTCKYHHPPQRSAPNTNFVLSPMGLPLRPGAPLCSHYAMNGICKFGHSCKFDHPMSKLSYSPSTSSLSDIPVSPYPAGSSMATLAPSSSSSELKELTSGSSKEAFTTRMLTSVGTAAGSVGSIFSRNLPLLQSGIQQPSQSSTPSTGSSSTTHVSEGESVAYLLTGRVCVTSPRTSCGVPERGIRHQGKVRNFLRLSFHGRRVA, encoded by the exons ATGGAGAGGCAAGAGATGGAAGGTGAAACAGGTGTAGAAGGTGAGTTAAGTG AGAGAGTTTGGCAGTTAGGATTAGGTGGTGGTGGTGATGATGGCGATGGTGGTGGTGATGATGATGGTGATGGTGGTGGTGGTGTTGGTGATGGTGCTGTTTCGTATCCGGAGAGGCCGGATGAGCCTAATTGTAGTTATTATTTGAGGACTGGATTTTGTGGGTATGGTGCAAGGTGTCGGTTTAATCATCCTCGTGATCGGAATTCG GTTGTTGGTGCTATGATGGCTAGTCGAGGAGAGCATCCTGAGCGAATTGGCCAACCTATCTGCCAG TATTATATGAGGACGGGAATGTGCAAGTTTGGCGCCTCATGCAAGTATCACCATCCAAGACATGAAGGTGGATCTGCAAGCTTAGCAACAATAAATATCTCTGGACATCCCCTTCGCCCG GGTGAAAAAGAGTGTTCTTACTACCTTAAAACAGGACAATGCAAGTTTGGTATGACCTGTAAATTTCACCATCCACAGCCAGCTGGCATACATGTTCCTGCTCCCGGACCTTTGCCGACAGCAGCAGCTTTGCCATCTGCAATATATCCATACATACAATCGCCTGGCCCATCATCTCAACAATATGGTGTTGTAGCTGGTAATTGGCCAGTTGCAAGGCATGCTCTTCTTCCAGGTTCATATATTCAAGGGTCGTATGGTCCAGTAATTCTTTCACCAGGGATAGTTCCTATGGCTGGTTGGAATCCTTATCAG GCACCTATGAATCCACTTGCGTCTCCAAGTGCTCATTCCAGTGTAGGAGCAGGACCTATTTATGGAATGCCACAATTGTCTTCTTCGGCTCCTGCTTATGCAGGTCCTTATCCGTCGATGCCATCTCCTGCTGGCCCTTCAGGTTTTAACCAGAAAGACCATGCTTTTCCAGAAAGACCTGGTCAGCCTGAATGCCAGCATTACATAAAAACAGGGGAATGTAAATTTGGTTCTACCTGTAAATATCATCATCCACCACAAAGGAGTGCCCCAAATACAAACTTTGTCCTCAGTCCCATGGGTCTTCCTTTACGTCCG GGTGCACCACTTTGTTCTCATTATGCAATGAATGGAATATGCAAATTTGGGCATTCTTGCAAATTCGATCACCCCATGTCGAAACTGAGTTACAGTCCATCTACATCTTCTCTGAGTGATATTCCTGTTTCTCCTTACCCTGCTGGCTCATCAATGGCTACCTTAGCCCCGTCATCCTCATCGTCAGAGCTAAAGGAACTTACATCAGGATCCAGCAAGGAAGCCTTTACAACCAGAATGCTTACTTCTGTTGGTACAGCTGCTGGTTCAGTTGGTTCCATATTTTCACGGAATCTCCCCCTACTGCAATCTGGTATCCAGCAGCCTAGTCAGAGCTCTACCCCTTCAACTGGTAGCAGTAGTACAACTCATGTTAGCGAG GGTGAGTCTGTGGCCTATTTATTGACAGGGCGAGTCTGTGTCACTAGTCCACGCACCAGCTGCGGTGTTCCTGAGAGAGGAATTAGACATCAAGGGAAAGTCAGAAATTTCCTCCGACTATCTTTTCATGGAAGACGGGTTGCTTAG
- the LOC141659165 gene encoding zinc finger CCCH domain-containing protein 32-like isoform X3, with protein MERQEMEGETGVEGELSERVWQLGLGGGGDDGDGGGDDDGDGGGGVGDGAVSYPERPDEPNCSYYLRTGFCGYGARCRFNHPRDRNSVVGAMMASRGEHPERIGQPICQYYMRTGMCKFGASCKYHHPRHEGGSASLATINISGHPLRPGEKECSYYLKTGQCKFGMTCKFHHPQPAGIHVPAPGPLPTAAALPSAIYPYIQSPGPSSQQYGVVAGNWPVARHALLPGSYIQGSYGPVILSPGIVPMAGWNPYQAPMNPLASPSAHSSVGAGPIYGMPQLSSSAPAYAGPYPSMPSPAGPSGFNQKDHAFPERPGQPECQHYIKTGECKFGSTCKYHHPPQRSAPNTNFVLSPMGLPLRPGAPLCSHYAMNGICKFGHSCKFDHPMSKLSYSPSTSSLSDIPVSPYPAGSSMATLAPSSSSSELKELTSGSSKEAFTTRMLTSVGTAAGSVGSIFSRNLPLLQSGIQQPSQSSTPSTGSSSTTHVSEVRTSG; from the exons ATGGAGAGGCAAGAGATGGAAGGTGAAACAGGTGTAGAAGGTGAGTTAAGTG AGAGAGTTTGGCAGTTAGGATTAGGTGGTGGTGGTGATGATGGCGATGGTGGTGGTGATGATGATGGTGATGGTGGTGGTGGTGTTGGTGATGGTGCTGTTTCGTATCCGGAGAGGCCGGATGAGCCTAATTGTAGTTATTATTTGAGGACTGGATTTTGTGGGTATGGTGCAAGGTGTCGGTTTAATCATCCTCGTGATCGGAATTCG GTTGTTGGTGCTATGATGGCTAGTCGAGGAGAGCATCCTGAGCGAATTGGCCAACCTATCTGCCAG TATTATATGAGGACGGGAATGTGCAAGTTTGGCGCCTCATGCAAGTATCACCATCCAAGACATGAAGGTGGATCTGCAAGCTTAGCAACAATAAATATCTCTGGACATCCCCTTCGCCCG GGTGAAAAAGAGTGTTCTTACTACCTTAAAACAGGACAATGCAAGTTTGGTATGACCTGTAAATTTCACCATCCACAGCCAGCTGGCATACATGTTCCTGCTCCCGGACCTTTGCCGACAGCAGCAGCTTTGCCATCTGCAATATATCCATACATACAATCGCCTGGCCCATCATCTCAACAATATGGTGTTGTAGCTGGTAATTGGCCAGTTGCAAGGCATGCTCTTCTTCCAGGTTCATATATTCAAGGGTCGTATGGTCCAGTAATTCTTTCACCAGGGATAGTTCCTATGGCTGGTTGGAATCCTTATCAG GCACCTATGAATCCACTTGCGTCTCCAAGTGCTCATTCCAGTGTAGGAGCAGGACCTATTTATGGAATGCCACAATTGTCTTCTTCGGCTCCTGCTTATGCAGGTCCTTATCCGTCGATGCCATCTCCTGCTGGCCCTTCAGGTTTTAACCAGAAAGACCATGCTTTTCCAGAAAGACCTGGTCAGCCTGAATGCCAGCATTACATAAAAACAGGGGAATGTAAATTTGGTTCTACCTGTAAATATCATCATCCACCACAAAGGAGTGCCCCAAATACAAACTTTGTCCTCAGTCCCATGGGTCTTCCTTTACGTCCG GGTGCACCACTTTGTTCTCATTATGCAATGAATGGAATATGCAAATTTGGGCATTCTTGCAAATTCGATCACCCCATGTCGAAACTGAGTTACAGTCCATCTACATCTTCTCTGAGTGATATTCCTGTTTCTCCTTACCCTGCTGGCTCATCAATGGCTACCTTAGCCCCGTCATCCTCATCGTCAGAGCTAAAGGAACTTACATCAGGATCCAGCAAGGAAGCCTTTACAACCAGAATGCTTACTTCTGTTGGTACAGCTGCTGGTTCAGTTGGTTCCATATTTTCACGGAATCTCCCCCTACTGCAATCTGGTATCCAGCAGCCTAGTCAGAGCTCTACCCCTTCAACTGGTAGCAGTAGTACAACTCATGTTAGCGAGGTCCGCACATCAGGCTGA